The sequence gcactctatccaccccattggaccttaaactcatgttttcatgagtttcataccatttgtgtgcatttgggaccgtttggttgtgatgaggacatccctcccaacgatacacccatgcctactacgcagcaaggaccaatgacaagagctcgtgcacgagagctaaattatcaggtaaactcgttcctcgctgtccataaaccatcatccatgaatggggtactactaaattcttgtgatgcttttcttattcttaggaacttgggacatgaaccagattggagggacagcaaacacgacaagaaagcgagtgtggatgatcagatcggaccataccagttcggacctccaggaagggacaacttcggaaggccataactcttagctccgaatattgtttgaagcatgagtacttgttggaaagctcctgaagtctactttcagatggatccaacctcaagatgaaattccaaaggagctaagcagaatcgccaaaatgacattcagtcttccagtcttgggctgaggcccttgtatctagttcagcccactaggggcccattttaagttagggtttacaccccccccccacgcctcttggctgctcccccacctatataaaccaccagcagccaccatttgagacctgggttttgtttggttgtaagtttagctgctgctacttccTTGTAAACGCGTGTGTCGATTAGACCACCCGATTTGCTTGATTCAGAACCCCAACTTCGTGTGTATCAGATTTATCCTTTGGGCAAGGTATGTGTGCTATttgcttgtccacttgttcttgcttgttcttcgaaTTGCTTGCAAgttcaaggttgttcttggcacagcaagaacaacacaaattggaggcggtgtaactgtcgctaaggcgcagctcagcccttgtggtgttgtagtcgggtagcacaacgtcgatcctcctcaaatcgagttatcccccactctcatcgaaagatcgggagcaAACCCCAGCGGGTTCCATCATGTGGTAATCAGAGCAAGGTTTTTTTTTCGGTGAGAGATTCTACCCATCCCTTTACCTACAGTCCAGAAAACTACACAAAAATAGGCTAGATCGGAAAATCCCAACAACAAGTTTGAGCTTTTGCTGTTCTGcttagttctttgcttgttGAGTTTTCAGTTGCATTGTTTGGGCTAGTTGCTGGTTCTTAGTGGTTCAATCTTTAGAGTTTTGAGTTCTGGTCACGTTTTAGTCACCACGAAATCcaccaaatctattcatatttcCGCTGTCATTTCTGCCACCACGAATCCATCTTCCCAGATCTGAGCACTAGAAGAAAACAGTCCTATATCTTGTGTTACATGTCCGATTCAAATGTTTAAATATAatctggaaagcttatctcgtGTTCTTTCCAACAGATCAAAATTTGCCCCCTAACTCCTTCTGAGCGCGTCGCAATACCACTTGAGATTCGCGACCTGCTGTCTGAAAGTTGAGACGTTGGAACTGATTTCAAAGGAGTTGTGTGCAGCAATccctttgtttgggttgttgggatttcaaaagagttttagcccctgaaaaagaaagagcaaaaaaaagaaagagaagagaagagagaaaaaaaagtgaagggaatagagctgttgttttcttgcattccttgctgtCTTGGTGTGTGACAACATTTGTGTTCAGGCTCACGTCTCTAGCTTGATTTGGCACTAGGACCAGCATAGGACCATCAATGAATGTCTATTCAACTTGCTTTGACTAATGTGGTTCTAGCTGTACCttgatttgttttgtttgtagccacctatagctccacaaattatctactacatcacgaggttgtgcttgtgtaaccatttgtgttgttcttgctggctgCCGACACCTCCTACCTTGCTTGGTAAGAACATGTAAGAACTTGAATGGACAAGTGTGAGTGAACATATAGTGTTCCACCACCTATTTCCTTTAGTTGGTAGGCAACTTCTTGTGACTTTGTTTGCTGCAAGCTAACCATGGCAGGTGCAGGgagtgaggatgaggatggtggAGGCCTGCTTACACCTCGCACCAAAGGCATCGTATAGCATTTTCAAAAGCAAGTGAGGGAGTACACCTTGGGAATTGATAATGATTTGCAGGtgataaatgagaagattgGGCAAATGGAGGCCGCACAGATTACCAACAACACCAAGCTTGCAGGTTTGGAGACGACGGTTGCTCGCGTGGACAAGAGTCTCGCTGCTCTTCTAAGGCGCTTTGATGAGCTCCACGCGAATATGAATGATCAGCATagaggacgtggccaagagaatgATGACGGCGCAGAAAATTCAGGTGCTAATTATGCTGCTGACACCGAAGTTGAGGATCAAGCCCAGCGATGTCTACGTCGTAACAGTCGAGGTATGGGTGGACAGCGTCCACATGAGGTACATAACAATGACATTGCTTTTAGTAAGATAAAATTTAAGATACCCTCTTTTGATGGTAAATATGATCCGGATGCTTATCTTACTTGGGAGATGGCTGTTGAACAAAAGTTTACTTGTCATGATTTTCCTGAAAATGCATGTGTTAGGGCTGCAACTAGTGAATTCACTGATTTTGCTTCCGTTTGGTGGATAGAACATGGCAAGAAAAATCctaataacatgccacaaacttgGGATGCTTTGAAATGGATCATGAGGGCTAGATTTGTTCCATCTTACTATGCACGTGATCTTTTAAACCAGCTGCAGCAGTTAAAAACAAGGTACTAAAAGTGTAGAAGAATACTATCAAGAGCTGCAAATGGGCATGCTACGCTGCAATTTAGAGGAGGATGTGGAGCCTGCTATGGCTAGATTTTTGGGCGGGTTAAACCgggaaattcaggacatccttgcttataaagagtacactaacataacccgtttgttccatcttgcttgcaaagctgaaagGGAAGTGCAGGGACGACGTGCAAGTACCAGGACTAACATTTCTGCAGGGAGGAATTTTTCCACACAGCCCCGCTCAAGCATTCCATCAACTGGACGTGCTGCTGCACCTTATTCATCGTCCGCTCGAATAGCAGCCCCACCTTCTAGCGACAAGCCTCGTGACAACCCTGCAAATTCAGCAGCAAAGACAACGCAAAAACCTGCTGCAACCACTTCATCGGTGGCATCCACAGGTAGAACAAGAGATGTTCAGTGCCACCGCTGCAAGGGATTTGGACATGTCATGCGTGACTGCCCAAGCAAGCGTGTTTTGGTGGTCAAAAATGATGGTGAGTACTCATCTACTAGTGAACTTGAAGAAGATATACTTGCATTGCTTGCGGCTGACCATGCAGGAAGTGAGGGCTGCTCGGAAGAACATATTAATGCAGCTGAAGCCGACCGCTATGAGAGCCTAATTGTGCAGCGTGTGCTGAGCGCACAAATGGAAAAAGCGGAGCAAAATCAGCGGCACACATTATTCCAAACAAAGTGTGTCATCAAAGAGCGTTCGTGTCGAGTGATCATCGATGGAGgtagctgcaacaacttggccaGCAGCGACATGGTGGAGAAGCTTGCACTTACCACCCAACCACACCCGCATCCATATTGCATTCAATGGCTGAATAACACCGGTAAGGCAAAGGTAACAAAACTTGTGCGAATTAATCTTGCCATCGGATCCTATAAAGATGTTGTTGAATGTGATGTTGTGCCAATGCAAGCATGTAGTATTCTGCTAGGAAGGCCATGGCAATTTGATAAAGATTCTATGCATCATGGTACATCAAATCAGTATTCCTTCCAATACCATGATAAAAGGATTGTGTTGCATCCAATGTCTCCTGAAGCAATTTTAAAAGATGAACTTACTAGAGCTAGTAAAATGAAGAATCAGGAACAGGTTAAAAGTGAAAATCAAATTGTGGCCAACGAACTTGAGAAGCACAAAAAGAGAAGTGCCAAATCTATTCATGATAACAGAAATGAGATCAAGCTGAAAGGGGCATGTTTCATTGCTACTAAATCTGATTTAGATGAGATTGATGCTGCCACTGCTGTTTGCTATGCCTTGATTTGCAAACAAACCTTGTTTTCACTTCAGGACATACCTCTTTCCTTGCCCCCTAttgtcactaaccttttgcaggagtatgcggatgttttTCCAAAGGAGGTGCCACCGGGGCTGCCACCAATTCGTGGGATTGAGCACCAGATTGACCTTATTCCCGGGGCCTCCTTACCCAATCGTACACCATACAGGACCAACCCTGAAGAAACTAAAGAAATTCAGCGCCAAGTGCAAGAATTGCTCGACAAAGGGTTACGTGCGTGAGTCTCTGAGCCCCTGCGCTGTTCCTGTCCTTTTGGTTCCTAAGAAAGATGGATCTTGGTGCATGTGTGTAGATTGCCGAGCGATTAATAACATAACAATCAGATATCGTCATCCTATCCCTAGGCtagatgatatgcttgatgaattGAGTGGCTCAATTGTGTTCTCGAaaattgatttgcgtagtggttaccaccagattcGCATGAAGTtaggagatgaatggaaaacagcaTTTAAAACTAAATTCGGTCTATATGAGTGGTTAGTCATGCCTTTTGGTCTCACTAATGCACCCAGCACTTTCATGAGATTAGTGAATGAAGTTTTACGCGCTTTCATTGGCAGATTTGTTGTGGTATATTttgatgacattctgatctatagcAAATCACTAGAAGACCATCTTGATCATTTGCGTGCTGTTTGGATGCTCTCCGTGATGCACGTTTTGTTTGGGTAACCTTGAagaagtgcaccttttgcacaatcgagtctcttttcttggctatgttgtgacACCGCAGGGAATTCAAGTCGATCAAGCCAAGGTTGAAAGCCATTCACAGCGAGCCGGTTCCCACAACGGTCACCCAAGTGCGAAGCTTTCGTGGACTTGCTGGATTTATCGTCGCTTTGTGAAGGACTTTAGCACCATTGCAGCCCCATTGCATGAACTCACTAAGAAGGGTACAACCTTCACTTGGGCTGCAGCTCAACAGGATGCTTTCAGCGTGCTCAAAGATAAGTTAACTCATGCACCCTTGCTCCAACTTCCAGATTTCAATAAAACATTtgaacttgaatgtgatgctagtggAATTGGGTTTGGGTGGCGTGCTGCTGCAAGATGGTAAGCCTGTAGCATATTTCAGTGAGAAATTGAGTGGACCTAGCTTGAACTATTCTACTTACGATAAGGAATTGCTTGCTTTAGTCGAACTTTGGGAAACTTGGCAGCACTATTTGGTGGCTCAAAGAGTTTGTTATACATTCTGATCATGAGTCCTTAAAAACACATTCGAAGTCAAGCAAAACTAAATCGTAGGCATGCTAAATGGGTTGAATTCATTGAATCTTTCCCTTATGtcatcaaacacaagaaagggaaggagaatgtcattgctgatgctttgtctaggCGTTACACTATGCTGTCCAACTTGATGCAAAATTTTCGGCTTGGAAACGATTAAAGCACAatatgctcatgatgatgattttaAGGATGTGTTGCTGAACTGTAAGGAGGGGAAAACTTGGAACAAATTTGTCCGAACTGATGGGTTTATTTTTAGAGCTAACAAGCTATGCATTCCAGCTAGCTCCGTGCGTTTGTTATTACTACAGGAAGCACATGAGGAGGGTTGATGGGACACGTTGGTGTGAAGAAGACAGAAAACCATCCTGCTAATCATTTCTTTTGGCCCAAGATGCGGAGGGACGTGGCGAGAGAAATTTGTTGCTCGCTGCACACATGCCAAAAAGCTAAGTCACGCCTTAAGCCTCATGGCTTGTACATTCCCTACTAACCTGTTCCTAATGCACCATGGGAGGATATTTCATGGACTTTGTTTTAGGACTGCCTAGAACAAAGAAGGGGAGGATAGTTTTTTGTGGTTGTGGATAGATTTTCTAAGATGGCACATTTCATACCATGTCATAAGACCGATGATGCTACTCATGTTTGCTGATTTGTTCTTTCGTGAaattgttcgtttgcatggtgtgccaaacaCAATTGTTTCAGATCGTGATTGCAAAATTTCTTAGTCATTTTTGGAGAACTTTGGTGGGCTAAATTAGGTACTAAGCTGCTATTTTCCACTACAtgtcatccccaaactgatggacaaactgaggttgTGAATAGAACTTTATCTACCATGTTAGGGCTATTTTGAAAAAGAACATAAAATGTGGGGAAGAAtgtttgcctcatgttgagTTGCTTACAACCGTTCACAAcattctactactaaaaagagccTTTTGAGATTGTTTATGGTTTGTGCCTCGAGCCCCTATTGATTTGTCTGCCTCTACCAACTTCTGAGAGATGGAATTTGATGCTAAACAACGTGGTGAGTTGATGTTGAAAATGCATGAGACACAAAGGATGAACATAGAAACCATAAATGCTAAATATAAACTTGCTGTAGCAGAGGAAAGAAGCATTTCACTTTGAATTGACCAGGTGATTTGGTTTTGGCTGCACTTGAGAAAGGATCGGTTTCCTGATTGAGGAAGTCAAAGTTGCTTCCGAGAGCTGATGGCCCTTTTAAAGTTGTAGCTAAGATCAATGATAATGCATACAAACCTTGATTTGCCTGCAGATTTTGGGGTTAGCCCACATTTAACAttgcagatttgaaaccatatttgggtgaggaagatgaacttgagtctgaggacgactcaaatgcaagaaggggaggatgatgagtaCATCCCTCCCAACGATACACCCATGCCTACTACGCAGCAAGGACCAATGACAGAGCCTCGTGCTACGAGAGCTACATTATCAGGTAAACCGATTCCGCGCTGTCATAAACCCATCATCCATGAAGGGGGGTACTACTAAATTCTGTGatgcttttcttattctttaGGAACTTGGGACATGAACCCAGATTGGGAGGGACCAGCAAACACGACAAGAAAGCGGAGCTGTGGATGATGTCAGATCGGACCCATACCCGGTTTCGGACCTCCAGGAAGGGACAACTTCGGAAAAGGCCATAACGCTTAGCTACCGAATATTGTTTGACAGCCCATGAGTACTGTATTGGAAACGGAGACTcctgaagtctactttcagatggatccaaccTCAAGATGGAAATTCCAAAGGAGCTAAGCAGAATCGCCCAAATGACATTCAGTCTTCCAGTCTTGGGCTGAGGCCCTTGTATCTAGTtcagcccactaggggcccattttaagttagggtttacacccccccaacgcctcttggctgctcccccacctatataaaccaccagcagccaccatttgagacctgggttttgtttggttgtaagtttagctgctgctacttccTTGTAACGCGTCTGTGTCGATT is a genomic window of Panicum virgatum strain AP13 unplaced genomic scaffold, P.virgatum_v5 scaffold_3583, whole genome shotgun sequence containing:
- the LOC120694146 gene encoding uncharacterized protein LOC120694146, with the protein product MSPEAILKDELTRASKMKNQEQVKSENQIVANELEKHKKRSAKSIHDNRNEIKLKGACFIATKSDLDEIDAATAEYADVFPKEVPPGLPPIRGIEHQIDLIPGASLPNRTPYRTNPEETKEIQRQVQELLDKGLRA